From the genome of Candidatus Hydrogenedens sp., one region includes:
- the rplR gene encoding 50S ribosomal protein L18, translating into MKKIHEKIFCLERRKKRVRKKVFGTPERPRLRVTKTLNHIYAQLIDDTQGRTLVAMSSVQLKIKGGNIDAAKQVGSALAKKALDLSITQVAFDRGGHLYHGRVKALADAAREVGLKF; encoded by the coding sequence ATGAAAAAGATTCATGAAAAAATATTTTGTTTAGAACGACGTAAAAAGAGAGTTCGAAAAAAGGTTTTCGGAACACCAGAACGACCAAGATTACGTGTTACAAAAACATTGAATCATATTTATGCTCAGTTAATTGACGATACACAAGGGCGAACATTGGTTGCTATGTCCTCTGTGCAGTTGAAAATTAAAGGTGGAAATATTGACGCTGCAAAACAGGTGGGCAGTGCCCTTGCAAAGAAAGCACTCGATCTGTCAATAACCCAGGTAGCGTTTGACCGTGGCGGACACCTCTATCATGGTAGAGTTAAAGCACTTGCAGA